Proteins encoded by one window of Kribbella flavida DSM 17836:
- the uvrA gene encoding excinuclease ABC subunit UvrA, with product MSDRLIVRGAREHNLKDVSLDLPRDAMIVFTGLSGSGKSSLAFDTIFAEGQRRYVESLSAYARQFLGQMDKPDVDFIEGLSPAVSIDQKSTSRNPRSTVGTITEVYDYLRLLFARAGRPHCPECGEPIAKQTPQQIVDRVMELDEGTRFQVLAPVIRGRKGEYLDLFRQLTGQGFSRARVDGDTIQLTEPPKLDKQKKHTIDVVVDRLAVKSSAKQRLTDSVETALGLSGGIVTLDFVDLDEKDPQRERRFSEKLACPNDHPLQLDELEPRSFSFNSPYGACPACSGLGTRMEVDPELLVPDPSKSLDEGAIQPWSGANVSQYFERLLTALAKDLKIKTTTPFGELPEKARRALLTGHDRQVHVSYKNRYGRERSYYTTFEGVIPYVERRHAEASSDTSRERFEEYMREVPCLTCNGARLKPISLAVTLGGKNIAEISAMSIDEVHGFLVELDLSPREKQIAERVTKEIGERLRFLLDVGLDYLALNRPAGSLSGGEAQRIRLATQIGSGLVGVLYVLDEPSIGLHQRDNRRLIDTLVRLKDLGNTLIVVEHDEDTIDHADWVVDIGPGAGEHGGQVVVSGTVEDLRNHPDSITGAYISGRREIPIPPVRRPLTEGRELTVYGAREHNLQDIDVTVPLGVFVAVTGVSGSGKSTLVNDILYTSLARQIYGARAVPGRHTKISGLEQVDKVIHVDQSPIGRTPRSNPATYTGVWDHVRKLFAETPEAKVRGYQQGRFSFNVKGGRCEACSGDGTLKIEMNFLPDVYVPCEVCHGARYNRETLEVHYKGKTVADVLDMPIEEAAEFFEAIPAISRHLKTLNEVGLGYVRLGQPAPTLSGGEAQRVKLASELQKRSTGRTVYVLDEPTTGLHFEDIRKLLGVLGGLVDKGNSVLVIEHNLDVIKTADWIIDLGPEGGRRGGTLVAEGTPEEVAANPASYTGQFLAEILHGRAAKPSAKKAAEKTATVTKKAPASKAPAKKAVAAKKTVAKKVAAQKAPAKKVAAKRAAG from the coding sequence GTGTCTGACCGTCTGATCGTGCGCGGAGCGCGTGAGCACAACCTGAAGGACGTCTCGCTCGACCTGCCGCGCGACGCCATGATCGTCTTCACCGGACTGTCCGGGTCCGGCAAGTCCAGCCTCGCCTTCGACACGATCTTCGCCGAGGGCCAGCGCCGCTACGTGGAGTCGCTGTCGGCGTACGCCCGGCAGTTCCTCGGCCAGATGGACAAGCCCGACGTCGACTTCATCGAGGGCCTGTCCCCGGCCGTGTCGATCGACCAGAAGTCGACCTCCCGCAACCCACGCTCCACCGTCGGCACGATCACCGAGGTCTACGACTACCTGCGGCTGCTGTTCGCCCGGGCCGGCCGGCCGCACTGCCCGGAGTGCGGCGAGCCGATCGCGAAGCAGACCCCGCAGCAGATCGTCGACCGGGTGATGGAGCTGGACGAGGGCACCCGCTTCCAGGTGCTCGCACCGGTCATCCGCGGCCGCAAGGGCGAGTACCTCGACCTGTTCCGCCAGCTCACCGGCCAGGGCTTCTCCCGGGCCCGGGTCGACGGCGACACGATCCAGCTCACTGAGCCGCCGAAGCTGGACAAGCAGAAGAAGCACACCATCGACGTCGTGGTCGACCGGCTCGCGGTGAAGAGCTCGGCCAAGCAGCGGCTGACCGACTCGGTGGAGACCGCGCTCGGGCTCTCCGGCGGCATCGTCACGCTGGACTTCGTCGACCTGGACGAGAAGGACCCGCAGCGCGAGCGCCGGTTCTCCGAGAAGCTCGCCTGCCCGAACGACCACCCCCTGCAGCTCGACGAGCTGGAGCCGCGGTCGTTCTCGTTCAACTCGCCGTACGGCGCCTGCCCGGCCTGCTCCGGGCTCGGCACCCGGATGGAGGTCGACCCCGAGCTGCTGGTCCCGGACCCGTCGAAGTCGCTGGACGAGGGCGCGATCCAGCCGTGGTCGGGCGCGAACGTCTCGCAGTACTTCGAGCGGCTGCTGACGGCGCTCGCGAAGGACCTGAAGATCAAGACCACCACGCCGTTCGGTGAGCTGCCCGAGAAGGCCAGGCGGGCGCTGCTCACCGGGCACGACCGGCAGGTGCACGTCTCCTACAAGAACCGCTACGGCCGCGAGCGCTCGTACTACACGACCTTCGAAGGCGTCATCCCGTACGTCGAGCGCCGGCACGCGGAGGCCTCCAGCGACACCAGCCGGGAGCGCTTCGAGGAGTACATGCGCGAGGTGCCGTGCCTGACCTGCAACGGCGCCCGGCTGAAGCCGATCTCGCTCGCGGTCACGCTCGGCGGCAAGAACATCGCCGAGATCAGCGCGATGTCCATCGACGAGGTGCACGGCTTCCTGGTCGAGCTGGACCTGAGCCCGCGGGAGAAGCAGATCGCGGAGCGGGTCACCAAGGAGATCGGCGAGCGGCTGCGGTTCCTGCTCGACGTCGGCCTGGACTACCTCGCGCTGAACCGCCCGGCCGGCTCGCTGTCCGGCGGCGAGGCGCAGCGGATTCGGCTGGCCACCCAGATCGGCTCCGGCCTGGTCGGCGTGCTGTACGTGCTGGACGAGCCGTCGATCGGCCTGCACCAGCGCGACAACCGCCGGCTGATCGACACCCTGGTCCGGCTCAAGGACCTGGGCAACACGCTGATCGTGGTCGAGCACGACGAGGACACCATCGACCACGCCGACTGGGTGGTCGACATCGGCCCGGGCGCCGGCGAGCACGGTGGCCAGGTGGTCGTCTCCGGCACCGTCGAGGACCTGCGCAACCACCCGGACTCGATCACCGGCGCGTACATCTCGGGCCGCCGGGAGATCCCGATCCCGCCGGTCCGCCGCCCGCTCACCGAGGGCCGCGAGCTGACCGTGTACGGCGCCCGCGAGCACAACCTGCAGGACATCGACGTGACCGTCCCACTGGGCGTGTTCGTCGCGGTCACCGGGGTGTCGGGCTCGGGCAAGTCGACGCTGGTCAACGACATCCTCTACACGTCGCTGGCCCGGCAGATCTACGGCGCCCGCGCGGTGCCCGGCCGGCACACCAAGATCTCCGGCCTGGAGCAGGTCGACAAGGTGATCCACGTCGACCAGTCGCCGATCGGCCGCACGCCGCGGTCCAACCCGGCGACGTACACCGGGGTCTGGGACCACGTCCGCAAGCTGTTCGCGGAGACGCCGGAGGCGAAGGTCCGCGGCTACCAGCAGGGCCGGTTCTCGTTCAACGTCAAGGGCGGCCGGTGCGAGGCGTGCTCCGGCGACGGCACGCTGAAGATCGAGATGAACTTTTTGCCCGACGTGTACGTGCCCTGTGAGGTGTGCCACGGCGCGCGGTACAACCGCGAGACGCTCGAGGTGCACTACAAGGGCAAGACGGTGGCCGACGTCCTGGACATGCCGATCGAGGAGGCCGCCGAGTTCTTCGAGGCGATCCCGGCGATTTCGCGGCACCTGAAGACGCTGAACGAGGTCGGTCTCGGCTACGTCCGGCTCGGCCAGCCGGCGCCGACGCTGTCCGGCGGTGAGGCGCAGCGGGTCAAGCTGGCGTCGGAGCTGCAGAAGCGGTCCACCGGGCGCACGGTGTACGTGCTGGACGAGCCGACCACCGGTCTGCACTTCGAGGACATCCGCAAGCTGCTGGGTGTGCTCGGTGGGCTGGTCGACAAGGGCAACTCGGTGCTGGTGATCGAGCACAACCTGGACGTGATCAAGACCGCCGACTGGATCATCGACCTCGGTCCGGAGGGCGGTCGCCGGGGCGGCACGCTGGTGGCGGAGGGTACGCCGGAGGAGGTCGCGGCCAACCCCGCGTCGTACACCGGGCAGTTCCTGGCCGAGATCCTGCACGGCCGGGCCGCCAAGCCGAGCGCGAAGAAGGCGGCGGAGAAGACCGCCACGGTGACGAAGAAGGCTCCGGCGAGCAAGGCACCGGCGAAGAAGGCGGTCGCCGCGAAGAAGACGGTGGCCAAGAAGGTCGCCGCGCAGAAGGCGCCGGCCAAGAAGGTCGCGGCCAAGCGGGCGGCCGGCTGA
- a CDS encoding MBL fold metallo-hydrolase, giving the protein MSDYHGNVRVGGPAQTHELAQLMITKVAVGPMDNNAYLLRCRQTDEQLLIDAANDAHTLLTVIGAAGIGRVVTTHRHQDHWQALAEVVAATGATTVAGRYDAEGIEVPTDELVDDGDRLEFGRIGLRVIHLTGHTPGSIALLYDDPAGPPHLFTGDSLFPGGVGNTRGNAENFTSLLNDVQTKLFDQLPDETWVYPGHGADTTLGAERPHLPEWRARGW; this is encoded by the coding sequence ATGAGCGATTACCACGGCAACGTCCGCGTCGGAGGACCCGCGCAGACGCACGAGCTGGCCCAGCTGATGATCACCAAGGTGGCGGTCGGTCCGATGGACAACAACGCCTACCTGCTGCGCTGCCGGCAGACCGACGAGCAGCTGCTGATCGACGCGGCGAACGACGCGCACACGCTGCTGACCGTGATCGGCGCGGCCGGGATCGGCCGGGTGGTGACCACGCACCGGCACCAGGACCACTGGCAGGCACTGGCCGAGGTGGTCGCGGCGACCGGCGCCACCACCGTGGCCGGTCGGTACGACGCCGAGGGCATCGAGGTACCGACCGACGAGCTCGTCGACGACGGCGACCGCCTCGAGTTCGGCCGCATCGGGCTCCGGGTGATCCATCTCACCGGCCACACACCCGGCTCGATCGCGCTGCTGTACGACGACCCGGCCGGTCCCCCGCACCTGTTCACCGGCGACTCGCTCTTCCCCGGCGGCGTCGGCAACACCCGCGGCAACGCCGAGAACTTCACCTCACTGCTGAACGACGTCCAGACCAAGCTCTTCGACCAGCTGCCCGACGAGACCTGGGTCTATCCCGGCCACGGCGCCGACACCACCCTCGGCGCCGAGCGCCCCCACCTGCCCGAGTGGCGCGCCCGCGGCTGGTGA
- the der gene encoding ribosome biogenesis GTPase Der: MSDLPTGYEYDAEPSHDRDDQGPLPVLAIVGRPNVGKSTLVNRIIGRREAVVEDTPGVTRDRVSYDADWAGRAFTVVDTGGWDPDAVGMAALVAAQAEVAIHAADAVLFVVDATVGITDADEAVVRVLRKSGKPVVLAANKVDDQRVEAEAMNLWSLGIGEPFPISAMHGRGTGDMLDAVLAALPEAPPERDAEIGGPRRVAIVGKPNVGKSSLLNKVAKEDRVVVSDVSGTTVDPVDELITLAGRQWRFIDTAGIRRKVKNVQGHEYYASLRTNSAIERAEVVVVVIDASEPMTEQDLRIMNTVEEAGKALVIAYNKWDLVDEDRRYYLEREIDRDLVQFRWAPRVNISALTGRHMEKLVPAIEAALDGWQTRVPTGQLNAFLGRLVAAHPHPVRSGKQPKILFGTQASTMPPTFALFTSGQIESSYQRFIERRLREDFGFVGSPVHVQVRARQKKAKR; the protein is encoded by the coding sequence ATGAGTGACCTGCCCACCGGCTACGAGTACGACGCCGAGCCGTCGCACGACCGCGACGACCAAGGCCCGCTGCCCGTACTGGCGATCGTAGGCCGCCCCAACGTCGGCAAGTCGACGCTGGTCAACCGAATCATCGGCCGCCGCGAGGCCGTCGTCGAGGACACCCCCGGCGTCACCCGGGACCGCGTCTCGTACGACGCCGACTGGGCCGGCCGCGCCTTCACGGTGGTCGACACCGGCGGCTGGGACCCGGACGCGGTCGGCATGGCGGCCCTGGTCGCCGCCCAGGCCGAGGTCGCGATCCACGCCGCCGACGCGGTGCTGTTCGTGGTCGACGCCACGGTCGGCATCACCGACGCCGACGAGGCCGTGGTCCGGGTGCTGCGCAAGTCCGGCAAGCCGGTCGTGCTGGCCGCGAACAAGGTCGACGACCAGCGGGTCGAGGCCGAGGCGATGAACCTGTGGAGCCTGGGCATCGGCGAGCCGTTCCCGATCTCGGCGATGCACGGCCGCGGCACCGGCGACATGCTGGACGCCGTCCTGGCCGCGCTGCCGGAGGCGCCGCCGGAGCGCGACGCCGAGATCGGCGGCCCGCGCCGGGTCGCGATCGTCGGCAAGCCGAACGTCGGCAAGTCCTCGCTGCTGAACAAGGTCGCCAAGGAGGACCGGGTCGTCGTGAGCGACGTCTCCGGCACGACGGTCGATCCGGTGGACGAGCTGATCACGCTGGCCGGCCGGCAGTGGCGGTTCATCGACACCGCCGGCATCCGGCGCAAGGTGAAGAACGTCCAGGGCCACGAGTACTACGCCAGCCTGCGGACGAACAGCGCGATCGAGCGCGCCGAGGTGGTCGTGGTGGTGATCGACGCGTCCGAGCCGATGACCGAGCAGGACCTGCGGATCATGAACACGGTCGAGGAGGCCGGCAAGGCGCTGGTGATCGCCTACAACAAGTGGGACCTGGTCGACGAGGACCGGCGCTACTACCTGGAGCGCGAGATCGACCGCGACCTGGTCCAGTTCCGCTGGGCGCCGCGGGTGAACATCAGCGCGCTGACCGGCCGGCACATGGAGAAGCTGGTGCCGGCGATCGAGGCGGCGCTGGACGGCTGGCAGACCCGCGTCCCGACCGGCCAGCTGAACGCGTTCCTCGGCCGGCTGGTCGCCGCGCACCCGCACCCGGTCCGGTCCGGCAAGCAGCCGAAGATCCTGTTCGGCACCCAGGCGTCCACGATGCCGCCGACCTTCGCGCTGTTCACCTCCGGCCAGATCGAGTCGTCGTACCAGCGCTTCATCGAGCGCCGGCTGCGCGAGGACTTCGGCTTCGTCGGCAGCCCGGTGCACGTCCAGGTCCGGGCCCGGCAGAAGAAGGCGAAACGCTGA
- a CDS encoding toxin glutamine deamidase domain-containing protein — translation MIKPEGIPKFEGNLEQVTQAAIDLTAVGNEIKTIGTNLESKFRTNIDANYMDGPEKHLLARAMEPVKKEGDLFGPNLGTIGSALHTFVSEVTKHKNDLANVRTRADAWKRKVGDTPEDEIDDNEDWVNEENQLHKDLQAALDGVSAAERRCANKIAELYGGKKWEDSGLRQGEQPPPDTGEEEKEPAWGKPLEYDAPWYEDCVDFVGGVLKGIFVDGLLGTLDALTTLIPIQPLLKSLGVNSIFGYELKGWSDAGNAWKGVGLTLASAVMWATPGASLLMHAMFPETAAYLDNVGITVLKGMVAWDMWGEDPGRALGQVGFNVITTIGTGGAGGAVRATALAGKYGAAAAKVAKGADVVVDIAGKLSPGQLALNTALKLPKVSDLVIKAGNNPVIGGMAKLGGLDIPTSKGAPRVGGVDAPTSTPVSVGSGSHSTSSSSPSTHADAPSSPTGRSESPSSPTGGSDTPSGRSESPAGGNPDGPADAPAGRQGDAPNTSNGDAPSTSRGDSPGTSKGDAPGTSRGDSPGTSKGDAPSTSRGDSPSTSNGDAPGTSRGDGSSSSQGDAPSTSRGDSPSPSRGDSPSTSRGDSAPSSNADGQTTPGSRTPDAPTRTPDSSSPDSPDAPRTNTPDAPAARHTPDAPRTTTPDTPRTPDAPTTRHTPDAPRTDTPDAPRTPDAPSTRHTPDAPRTHTPDAPRTPDAPAAHHTPDAPRTNTPNAPRTPDAPNQPSHIESRLHPDGPPVQGPSRIQERLNPDTHTPAPGHIDSRLHPDGPPVQGPSRIQERLNPDAPRTPDAPTRTPDAGTRTPDAPTRTPDAPTRTPGASTRTPGAPGRTPDSPTRTPDSPAGMPDAPAARAADTPPVVAPHVGAPHGHGPGHPNGPNQPHAPQHPNQPNAPQHPHQQPLNQPSAPQRPPHTHGRPGQQRHEVEPHRYNPKDPFGRYLRKLKAKVGDNPLKNVAEWIREGNPHFKNGKGPASATNNCGDNSRAFADTLQGAEPRLANRDLRTRLNANGKPEPAPGERLEMYEYTGVRPDSIQVRDPNGNPIDPKQDPMGYTLGAYRKIFDELRNQPPGTVAIIGGTWARRGPQGQVSGHWFNAFVDDAGKVKWADMQSGKVSDFPPQYTGLFDELEVMTRRPGGDWQSPIAPSLKVDGPVHTPNPWPANHPHQPRWTPQQPTIPPMPQHPPTTPPHPHQPQHPYAPQQPSQPQQPYAPQQPSQPQHPYAPQHPNQPQQPSQPQQPHGPQHPSQPQHPNQPQQPYAPQHPSQPHPQQPHGPQHPSQPQHPNQPQQPYAPQHPSQPHPQQPHGPQHPSQPQHPNQPQQPYAPQHPSQPHPQQPHGPQHPNQPQHPSQPRHPSQPRHPNQPRHPYAPQQPNQPQHPYAPQQPNQPQQPSQPQHPHAPNQPHPQQPSQRPYTPQQHAAGPQQPRADRPEQAEVRQPDEPRQPQARHPEQPSSRPDGRPEARQPDQSRPDQPPARPGERTPAAQDRAPGADRPRDPREDFMDRPDTPSISDRLHPDGPPAARDPQRIEDLLHPDGPPAARDPQRIEDLLHPDGPPAARDPQRIENLLHPDGPPAARDPQRIENLLHPDGPPAAPDPQRISDRLNPRSDAPDSPQQPAPGDDSWGSSSDSGSAGDQDWAPSDPKFGVSKKQGFDPAFHHKALGDEFAPGAYDADGSFLPKEREIAETVVEQRGWRVDARTPDHTVKDQKNPECMTRKSPHDEGVVTEYKTLEPKDSENPSSAVRANIFNASKQVPPGGEVVIDGRRIGLTEEDALRGFKRAAGQPKGTMVGTVHIILADGRMMTYVKEAR, via the coding sequence ATGATCAAGCCCGAAGGCATCCCGAAGTTCGAAGGCAACCTGGAGCAGGTCACCCAGGCGGCCATCGACCTGACGGCGGTCGGCAACGAGATCAAGACGATCGGCACGAATCTCGAGTCGAAGTTCCGGACCAACATCGACGCCAACTACATGGACGGGCCGGAGAAGCACCTGCTGGCCCGGGCGATGGAGCCGGTGAAGAAGGAGGGCGACCTCTTCGGACCGAACCTCGGCACGATCGGCTCGGCGCTGCACACGTTCGTCTCCGAGGTCACCAAGCACAAGAACGACCTGGCCAACGTCCGGACCCGGGCCGACGCGTGGAAGCGCAAGGTCGGGGACACGCCCGAGGACGAGATCGACGACAACGAGGACTGGGTCAACGAGGAGAACCAGCTCCACAAGGACCTGCAGGCCGCCCTCGACGGCGTCAGCGCCGCCGAGCGCCGGTGCGCGAACAAGATCGCCGAGCTGTACGGCGGCAAGAAGTGGGAGGACAGCGGTCTGCGGCAGGGCGAGCAGCCGCCGCCGGACACCGGCGAGGAGGAGAAGGAACCGGCCTGGGGCAAGCCGCTGGAGTACGACGCCCCGTGGTACGAGGACTGCGTCGACTTCGTCGGTGGCGTGCTCAAGGGCATCTTCGTCGACGGCCTGCTGGGCACGCTGGACGCGCTGACCACGCTGATCCCGATCCAGCCGCTGCTGAAGTCGCTCGGCGTGAACAGCATCTTCGGGTACGAGCTGAAGGGCTGGAGCGACGCCGGCAACGCCTGGAAGGGCGTCGGGCTGACGCTCGCGTCGGCCGTGATGTGGGCCACGCCGGGTGCGAGCCTGCTGATGCACGCGATGTTCCCCGAGACCGCGGCGTACCTGGACAACGTCGGGATCACCGTCCTGAAGGGCATGGTCGCCTGGGACATGTGGGGCGAGGATCCCGGCCGCGCGCTCGGCCAGGTCGGCTTCAACGTGATCACCACGATCGGTACCGGTGGTGCCGGCGGTGCGGTCCGCGCGACCGCGCTGGCCGGCAAGTACGGCGCCGCGGCCGCGAAGGTTGCCAAGGGCGCCGATGTGGTCGTGGACATCGCCGGCAAGCTCAGCCCCGGCCAGCTCGCGCTGAACACCGCGCTGAAGCTGCCGAAGGTGTCCGACCTGGTGATCAAGGCCGGCAACAACCCGGTGATCGGCGGCATGGCGAAGCTCGGCGGCCTCGACATCCCGACGTCCAAGGGCGCCCCGCGCGTCGGCGGCGTGGACGCCCCGACCAGCACGCCGGTCTCGGTCGGCTCGGGCTCCCACAGCACCAGCTCGTCGTCGCCGTCCACGCATGCGGACGCCCCGAGCTCGCCCACCGGTCGCTCGGAATCCCCGAGCTCGCCCACCGGCGGCTCCGACACTCCATCGGGCCGCTCGGAATCCCCAGCAGGCGGCAACCCGGACGGCCCCGCCGACGCCCCCGCCGGCCGCCAGGGCGACGCCCCGAACACCTCGAACGGCGATGCCCCGAGCACGTCTCGTGGTGACAGCCCGGGCACGTCGAAGGGCGATGCGCCTGGCACGTCGCGTGGTGACAGCCCGGGCACGTCGAAGGGCGATGCGCCGAGCACATCTCGTGGCGACAGCCCGAGCACGTCTAACGGCGATGCGCCTGGCACGTCCCGCGGTGACGGCTCCAGCTCGTCGCAGGGCGATGCTCCGAGCACGTCCCGCGGTGACAGCCCGAGCCCGTCCCGCGGTGACAGCCCGAGCACCTCGCGTGGTGACTCGGCGCCGTCCAGCAACGCCGACGGCCAGACGACACCGGGCAGCCGCACGCCGGACGCCCCGACCCGTACGCCGGACTCGTCGAGCCCCGACTCGCCGGACGCCCCGCGGACGAACACGCCGGACGCCCCGGCCGCGCGCCACACACCCGATGCTCCCCGGACCACCACACCGGACACACCGCGTACCCCGGACGCGCCGACCACTCGGCACACTCCGGACGCTCCGCGGACCGACACCCCGGACGCGCCCCGGACTCCGGACGCGCCGAGCACCCGGCACACGCCCGACGCCCCGCGGACGCACACGCCCGACGCGCCGCGGACCCCGGACGCACCGGCCGCGCACCACACGCCGGACGCGCCCCGCACCAACACTCCGAATGCCCCGCGCACGCCCGACGCTCCGAACCAGCCGAGCCACATCGAGTCCCGGCTGCACCCGGACGGCCCGCCGGTGCAGGGCCCCAGCCGGATCCAGGAGCGGCTCAACCCCGACACCCACACCCCGGCCCCCGGCCACATCGACTCCCGCCTGCACCCGGACGGCCCGCCCGTCCAGGGCCCGAGCCGCATCCAGGAACGCCTGAACCCGGACGCGCCCCGCACGCCGGACGCTCCGACCCGCACTCCCGACGCCGGCACGCGCACGCCGGACGCTCCGACACGCACGCCGGACGCTCCGACACGCACGCCGGGCGCTTCGACACGCACGCCGGGCGCTCCCGGTCGCACCCCGGACTCGCCGACCCGTACTCCGGATTCCCCGGCCGGTATGCCGGACGCTCCGGCGGCCCGCGCGGCCGACACCCCGCCGGTGGTCGCGCCGCACGTCGGTGCCCCGCACGGACACGGCCCGGGGCACCCGAACGGCCCGAACCAGCCGCACGCACCGCAGCACCCGAATCAGCCCAACGCACCGCAGCACCCCCACCAGCAGCCACTGAACCAGCCGTCGGCTCCGCAGCGCCCGCCGCACACGCACGGGCGCCCGGGGCAGCAGCGGCACGAGGTCGAGCCGCATCGCTACAACCCGAAGGACCCGTTCGGGCGGTACCTGCGCAAGCTGAAGGCGAAGGTCGGCGACAACCCGCTCAAGAACGTCGCCGAGTGGATCCGCGAGGGCAACCCGCACTTCAAGAACGGCAAGGGCCCGGCCAGCGCCACCAACAACTGCGGCGACAACTCCCGGGCGTTCGCCGACACCCTGCAGGGCGCCGAACCGCGCCTGGCGAACCGCGACCTGCGGACCCGGCTCAACGCCAACGGCAAGCCGGAGCCCGCGCCGGGTGAGCGGCTGGAGATGTACGAGTACACCGGCGTGCGGCCGGACTCGATCCAGGTCCGCGACCCGAACGGCAACCCGATCGATCCGAAGCAGGACCCGATGGGGTACACCCTGGGGGCCTACCGGAAGATCTTCGACGAGCTGCGCAACCAGCCGCCCGGCACCGTCGCCATCATCGGCGGCACCTGGGCCCGGCGTGGACCGCAGGGCCAGGTCAGCGGTCACTGGTTCAACGCGTTCGTCGACGACGCCGGCAAGGTGAAGTGGGCGGACATGCAGTCCGGCAAGGTGTCGGACTTCCCGCCGCAGTACACCGGCTTGTTCGACGAGCTGGAGGTGATGACGCGTCGCCCGGGCGGTGACTGGCAGTCGCCGATCGCCCCGAGCCTGAAGGTCGACGGCCCGGTCCACACCCCGAACCCGTGGCCCGCCAACCACCCGCACCAGCCCCGATGGACCCCGCAACAGCCGACGATCCCGCCGATGCCCCAGCACCCACCCACCACCCCGCCGCACCCGCACCAGCCGCAGCATCCGTATGCGCCGCAGCAGCCGAGCCAGCCGCAGCAGCCGTATGCGCCGCAGCAGCCAAGCCAGCCGCAGCATCCGTATGCGCCGCAGCACCCGAACCAGCCGCAGCAGCCAAGCCAGCCGCAGCAGCCGCATGGGCCGCAGCACCCGAGCCAGCCGCAGCACCCGAACCAACCGCAGCAGCCGTACGCACCGCAGCACCCGAGCCAGCCGCATCCGCAGCAGCCGCATGGGCCGCAGCACCCGAGCCAGCCGCAGCACCCGAACCAACCGCAGCAGCCGTACGCACCGCAGCACCCGAGCCAGCCGCATCCGCAGCAGCCGCATGGGCCGCAGCACCCGAGCCAGCCGCAGCACCCGAACCAACCGCAGCAGCCGTACGCACCGCAGCACCCGAGCCAGCCGCATCCGCAGCAGCCGCATGGGCCGCAGCACCCGAACCAGCCGCAGCACCCGAGCCAGCCGCGGCACCCGAGCCAGCCGCGGCACCCGAACCAACCGCGGCACCCGTATGCGCCGCAGCAGCCCAACCAGCCGCAGCACCCATATGCGCCGCAGCAGCCCAACCAGCCGCAGCAGCCGAGCCAGCCGCAGCACCCGCATGCGCCGAACCAGCCGCATCCGCAGCAGCCGAGTCAGCGGCCGTACACACCGCAGCAGCATGCTGCTGGGCCGCAGCAGCCGCGGGCTGATCGGCCGGAGCAGGCTGAGGTGCGTCAGCCTGACGAGCCGCGGCAGCCGCAGGCGAGGCACCCGGAGCAGCCGTCGAGCAGGCCGGACGGTCGGCCCGAGGCGCGCCAGCCGGACCAGTCTCGGCCCGACCAGCCGCCTGCACGGCCGGGGGAGCGGACGCCGGCTGCCCAGGACCGCGCGCCGGGCGCCGACCGGCCGCGCGATCCTCGCGAGGACTTCATGGACCGGCCGGACACCCCGTCCATTTCTGACCGCCTGCATCCGGATGGTCCGCCGGCTGCGCGTGATCCGCAGCGGATCGAGGACTTGTTGCATCCGGATGGTCCGCCGGCTGCGCGTGATCCGCAGCGGATCGAGGACTTGTTGCATCCGGATGGTCCGCCGGCTGCGCGTGATCCGCAGCGGATCGAGAACTTGTTGCATCCGGATGGTCCGCCGGCTGCGCGTGATCCGCAGCGGATCGAGAACTTGTTGCACCCAGACGGTCCACCCGCTGCGCCGGATCCGCAGCGGATCAGCGATCGGTTGAACCCTCGGTCCGACGCGCCGGACAGCCCGCAGCAGCCGGCGCCGGGCGATGACTCCTGGGGGTCGAGCTCGGACAGCGGGTCGGCCGGGGACCAGGACTGGGCGCCGTCGGACCCGAAGTTCGGGGTCAGCAAGAAGCAAGGGTTCGACCCGGCGTTCCACCACAAGGCGCTCGGTGACGAGTTCGCGCCGGGGGCGTACGACGCCGATGGGTCGTTCCTGCCCAAGGAGCGGGAGATCGCCGAGACCGTGGTGGAGCAGCGCGGCTGGCGGGTCGACGCCCGGACGCCGGACCACACCGTCAAGGACCAGAAGAACCCCGAGTGCATGACCCGCAAGTCCCCGCACGACGAGGGCGTCGTCACGGAGTACAAAACCCTGGAGCCGAAGGACTCGGAGAACCCGAGCAGCGCCGTCCGGGCGAACATCTTCAACGCCAGCAAGCAGGTGCCGCCGGGAGGCGAGGTCGTCATCGACGGGCGTCGCATCGGGTTGACGGAGGAGGACGCGCTGCGCGGGTTCAAACGCGCCGCGGGGCAGCCGAAGGGCACGATGGTCGGTACGGTGCACATCATCCTGGCCGACGGCCGCATGATGACCTACGTGAAGGAGGCCCGATGA
- a CDS encoding DUF6507 family protein, which produces MVNWSVEAAAAMEGLKGLQTEAAGFEAIGTKLSNALTTAGTQASLNGKGGPIGIAISEFVEKWKDSLPGMVKHTGDVMQGTANALNALANGQQEMALAAQRGIQLAEGVDPRQAIRSAAAAARAEHQPPSTNRAV; this is translated from the coding sequence ATGGTCAACTGGAGTGTTGAGGCCGCGGCCGCGATGGAGGGCCTGAAGGGCCTGCAGACGGAGGCCGCCGGGTTCGAGGCGATCGGCACGAAGCTCAGCAACGCGCTGACGACGGCCGGTACCCAGGCCTCCCTGAACGGCAAGGGCGGTCCGATCGGGATCGCGATCAGCGAGTTCGTGGAGAAGTGGAAGGACTCGCTGCCGGGCATGGTCAAGCACACCGGTGACGTCATGCAGGGCACCGCCAACGCGCTGAACGCCCTGGCCAACGGCCAGCAGGAGATGGCGCTCGCCGCACAGCGCGGCATCCAGCTGGCCGAGGGCGTGGACCCGCGGCAGGCGATCCGCAGCGCCGCGGCCGCCGCTCGCGCCGAGCACCAGCCGCCGTCCACCAACCGCGCCGTCTGA